The genomic DNA CATCTCCGTGAAGCCGCTGAGCTGCTTGTACGCGGTGTCCTCCGGCGGCACCTTCACGTACTTGCCGTCGAGCTTCCGCGCCGCCGCCCTATCGGACTCCGACGGCTTGCCGTCGGAGTCCTCGCCGTCGTCCTGGTGCAGCCAGAACTCGTCGCCGGCCTTCAGGAAGAGGTCCTCCTCCGCGCGCAGCAGCGAGAACGTCATGCCGCCCGTGGACACTTCGCCTATCCCGCCGGCCGCCGACAACCTCATGTCGAGCTTCACCGGCTGGTCGTTGCTCACCAGCGTGCCCGCCAGCCGCACCGAACTCGCGCCCGCCGCGGCCTTCTCCGCCTTGGCCCTGATGCTCTCGGGAGAGAGCTTCCCGACGCCGTTCTCGCCGGCCTCCGGACCGTCCTCGGCACAGCCCGCCAGAACGGTCGCGGAGACGGCGAACGCCACCATCCGGAACGCCGATCTCCTCATCACGTGCGGCAGCGTACCGGGCGCCCGGGGCCCTGGCTTTCCCCGCCCGTAGCCCTCGGCCGTACGCTTGTGGCATGGCTGTCACAGAAGAGGCGGTGCGCGCCGCGCTCGCGATGGTGAACGACCCGGAGATCCACCGGCCGATCACCGATCTCGGCATGGTCAAGTCGGTCGAGATCGGGACAGACGGCTCGGTGGCCGTCGGGGTCTTCCTCACCATCGCCGGCTGTCCGATGCGGGACACGATCACCTCGCGGGTCACCGACGCGGTCGAGAAGGTCGCGGGTGTGACGTCCGTCACGGTCGAGTTGGACGTGATGAGCGACGAGCAGCGCAAGGCGCTCGCCGCGTCGCTGCGCAACGGCAAGGCGGAGCGCGAGATCCCCTTCGCCCAGCCCGGCTCGCTGACCCGGGTGTACGCGGTGGCGTCCGGCAAGGGCGGCGTCGGCAAGTCGTCCGTGACGGTCAACCTGGCGGCGGCGATGGCCGCGGACGGGCTGAAGGTCGGGGTCGTCGACGCCGACATCTACGGCCACTCCGTACCCCGCATGCTCGGCACGGACGCGGTGCCCACCCAGGTCGAGGACATGATCATGCCCCCGACGGCGCACGACGTGAAGGTCATCTCCATCGGGATGTTCACGCCGGGCAACGCGCCGGTCGTCTGGCGCGGCCCGATGCTGCACCGCGCGCTCCAGCAGTTCCTCGCGGACGTCTTCTGGGGCGACCTCGACGTGCTGCTCCTCGACCT from Streptomyces sp. CMB-StM0423 includes the following:
- a CDS encoding Mrp/NBP35 family ATP-binding protein, with product MAVTEEAVRAALAMVNDPEIHRPITDLGMVKSVEIGTDGSVAVGVFLTIAGCPMRDTITSRVTDAVEKVAGVTSVTVELDVMSDEQRKALAASLRNGKAEREIPFAQPGSLTRVYAVASGKGGVGKSSVTVNLAAAMAADGLKVGVVDADIYGHSVPRMLGTDAVPTQVEDMIMPPTAHDVKVISIGMFTPGNAPVVWRGPMLHRALQQFLADVFWGDLDVLLLDLPPGTGDIAISVAQLMPNAEILVVTTPQQAAAEVAERAGAIAVQTHQKIVGVVENMSGLPCPHCGEMVDVFGTGGGKQVAEGLTRTTGAEVPVLGAIPIDVTLRAGGDEGKPVVLTDPESLAGAALRDIAAQLGGRPRGLAGMSLGVTPRNKF